The window AGGCCAGAGCGGGTGCCAACAGGGCCGCGAGCATGAGCCGGACGGCGGTCAAGGTCGAGCGAGACATGGGCGTCACTCCTGGGTAAATCCCCAAAGGTCCCAGGAACTTACAGCCCCATTAGCGCACCCTGAGGGACCGGACAAGGCGTGCGTGCACGAATGTGAACGCGCTTCCCGGCCAGACATTCTCTTCGATTTACGGGGCCGCGGGGCCGGTGCTCCCCTCCCGCTGTGCGAGGGCCCAATCGCCTCCCAGGCCCTCCCCCTCCCGGAAGCGCCGGAAGTCCCTTTTGACGAGCCGGGGGTAGCGCCGGAAGGCATCCAGCTCCTTGTCCTTGATGGCCTTGCGGATGCGGGTAGGCCCCGCGTTGTAGGCCATCAGGGCCAGCTCCAGGTCCCCCGCGAAGCGCTCCTGCAGGGTCCTCAGGTACCGGATGCCCAGGCGGACGCACAGGGCGGGATCCGCGGCCACTTCCTCCCGGGTCAGCCGCAGGCCCTCCTTCTCCGCCAGGAAATGCAGGGTGCTGGGCTTGATTTGCATCAGCCCCCGGGCGCCCTTGTCGGAGACGGCCTCCTCCGCGAAGTCCGACTCCACGTCGATGACGGCGAGGATCAGCAGCGGATCATACCCGGAGCGCTGGGCTTCCTCGGCAATGGCCCGGCCGAGCTGACGGCGCAAGGTGAGGCCCAGCTCGGGCGCCCGCTTGGCCAACACCGCGTCGATCAGCAAGGCATCGTGGGAGGCCGGCTCCGCCAGCACCACCGCGGGGACCCCGGGCGCCGCGGACGGCTGGCTGAGCACGGGGATGACGCGGGCGGAGACCACCAGCGCCATCCCGGCGATCAGCGGCAGCTTGGCGCACCCCGCGCTCGACGCGTGGAGCCACGCCAGCCACCGGGCACCCGCCGTCCGCGGGGGCGAAGCACTCACTTCTTCTGCCCCAGAACCTCGATGCGCTCGGCCAACCGCGTCAGCCGCGCCTCGAAGTCCTGCAACTCCTCACGCCGGGGAACCTTCAGCCGGGTCAACGTCCCCCGGACCGCCTCCTCCACATTGCGCTCCAGCTCCCGGCGATGCCCCTGCACGCGCTCGGTGAAGTCGCGTGCCTGGCGCTTCACCTCTTCCGGGCCCCAGCCGGCCGTGGTGGCCACGCGCTGGAAAGTCCGGTTCATCTCTTCCTCGGCGGTCGAGACCGCCAGGAGCGCCTGGCTCCAGATGCGCTCGAACGCCTCGGCGACGGGGTGCTTCTCTCGGGGGGCCTCTGGCTTGTCCATTCGGTCACTCCGGGAGGAGCCCAGGCCGGAAGGCCCGGGATTGAGGAAATCCGGGCTGAAATAAGCACACCCCGGCTGCGAAGGGAACGGCAGCCTCCCTCCTACCCTTCCCTCCGTTGACTCGTAAAGCAAGCCAGCGTCAGGAAGCCGACGGCCGCGAGCCGATCCGGCCCGTCACCTTCTTCACCGCGGAGGGCAGGATCTGATCCAGCTTCTTCGACAGGCGCGTCAGCTCCCGGTTGATCTCCTTCACCTGGGCCTGGCTCGCCACGCCCACCGCCTCCACCGCCCGGGCCTGGAACCCATCCAGGCGCTTGCGCAGCTCCGCGCGCACCTGCGTGGCCCGGCGGCCCAGCAGCTTCACCTTGGGGTTCTCCAGGAACGTCTCGGTGTTGAGCTGGCCCAGGAGCTTCTCCACTTCCTTGGCCGAGCCCTGGCCACGGACCTTGAGCGTATTGAGCACCTTGCTGGCTTCCTGCTCAAATCCCTCGAAGCGCTTCTGCGCGTCCTCGAGCTGTCCCTTCACAAACGTCTCCAGGCTGCGGGCTTTGTCGTGGGTGGCCATGTGTGTGTCTCCTCGGCGGAGTGGGTTGATTGACGAATCGGTCAATAACGCGGCGCATCAGCGCCGTCAAGAGGGGCCCAGAAAAGCAAGAGAAAAAAAGAAGCCGCCGCCCGGAATTTTGAAGTCCGGACGGCGGCAATCTCTTCTCAAGCAGGGCCGAGGGCCCCGGGAGCGCTAGGCGGCGCCCGTGGTCTGCGTGCCCTCGGGGCGCGAGGAGAGCGACTGCATCGGCGTCGAGTCGTGGGTGGCGGCCAGGGCGGCCTCCATCTCGTTGACCTCGTCGGTGGGGCTCTCCACCTCGATGTCCAGGTGCCGGTAGTTCGGCAGACCCGTACCCGCGGGGATGAGGCGGCCCATGATGACGTTCTCCTTGAGGCCGCGCAGGTAGTCCACCTTGCCGTTGATGGCGGCCTCGGTGAGCACCTTCGTGGTCTCCTGGAAGGAGGACGCCGAGATGAAGGACTCGGTGGAGAGCGAGGCCTTGGTGATGCCGAGCAGCAACGGCTCACCCACCGCGGGGCGCTTGCCCTCGGACATGACCTTCTCGTTCTCCTCCTCGAACACCCACTTCTCGACCTGCTCGTCGACGAGGAAGTTGGTGTCGCCCACCTCGGTGACGCGCACCCGGCGCAGCATCTGCCGGACGATCGTCTCGATGTGCTTGTCGTTAATCTTCACGCCCTGGAGGCGGTAGACCTCCTGCACCTCGTCCACCAGGTAGCGCGCCAGCTCCTTCTCGCCGAGCACCTTGAGGATGTCGTGCGGGTTGGCGGAGCCGTCCATCAGGGCCTCGCCCGCCTTCACGCGGTCACCGGAGTGCACGCTGATGTTCTTGCCCTTGGAGATCAGGTACTCCTTGGCCAGGTCGGTGCGCGCCTCGTTGTTCACCTCGGGGGTGATGATGAGCTTGCGCTTGCCCTTGGTGTCCTTGCCGAAGGAGACCACGCCGTCGATCTCCGCGATCGCCGCCGCGTCCTTGGGCTTGCGCGCCTCGAAGAGCTCGGCCACGCGGGGCAGACCGCCCGTGATGTCCTTGGTCTTCGTCGTCTCGCGCGGCACCTTGGCGATGACTTCGCCCGGGTGGATCTCGTCACCATCGTTGACGGTGATGATGGAGCCCTGGGGCAGGAAGTAGCTCGCCGGGTTGCGGGAGCTGGGCAGCTCCTTCACGTTGCCGTTCACATCCCGGATGGTGATGCGAGGACGGGCCTCGGGGTCCTTCGACTCGATGACCGTCTTACGGCTGAGGCCGGTCACCTCGTCGAGGGCCTCGCTCATCGTGACGCCTTCGATGATGTCCTCGTAGCGCACGACACCGCCCACCTCGGTGAGCAGCGGGATCGCGAACGGATCCCACTCGGCCAGGAGCGTGCCGGCCTCCAGGCGCTGCCCTTCCTTCACGAGGATGCGGGCGCCGTAGATGACCTGGTAGCGCTCGCGCTCGCGGCCGCTGTCGTCCACCACCACGAGCTCGCCGTTGCGGTTCATGGCCACCAGGGTGCCGTCCGTCTTCTGCACCGTGATGAGGCCCGCGAACTTCACGGTACCGTTGTAGCGGTTCTCGAGGCTGGACTGCTCCGCGCGCCGGGTCGCCGTACCACCGATGTGGAACGTGCGCATCGTGAGCTGGGTACCCGGCTCGCCGATGGACTGCGCCGCGATGACGCCCACGGCCTCGCCGATGGACACCTTGCGGCCACGGGCGAGGTCTCGTCCGTAGCACTCCACGCAGATGCCGCGCTTGGCCTGGCAGGTGAGCACCGAGCGGATCTTCACCTTGTCGAGGCCACTGTTCTCGATGCGGCGGACGCGGTCCTCGTCGATCTCCTCGTTGGCGCGCACCAGCACCTCGCCCGTGACGGGATCGAGGATGTCGTCCAGGGCCACGCGGCCCAGGATGCGCTCGCCGAGCGGCTCGATGATTTCGCCGCCCTCGACCAGGGAGCCGATGAACAGACCGTCCATGGTGCCGCAGTCGTACTCGTTGATGATGGCGTCCTGCGCCACGTCCACGAGACGGCGGGTGAGGTAACCGGAGTTGGCGGTCTTGAGCGCCGTGTCGGCCAGACCCTTACGGGCACCGTGGGTGGAGATGAAGTACTGGAGCACCGAGAGGCCTTCACGGAAGTTCGCCGTGATGGGCGTCTCGATGATTTCACCCGAGGGCTTGGCCATGAGGCCACGCATCCCGGCCAGCTGGCGGATCTGCTGGGCAGAGCCGCGGGCACCGGAGTCGGCCATGATGTAGATGGGGTTGAAGGACGGCTGCTTGCGCGTCTCGCGCTTGCCCTCCTTGCCCTCACCCGAGGCCTCCTCCTGCGAGATCTGCTGCATCATCTCGCTGGCGACCTTCTCGGTGATCTCCGCCCAGATATCGATGACCTTGTTGTAGCGCTCACCGTCGGTGATGAGGCCCTCGAGGTACTGGTTTTCGATCTCCGCCACTTCCTTGTTCGCGTAGTCCAGGAACTCCTGCTTCTTGGCAGGAATGACCATGTCCTTGAGCGCGATGGAGATGCCGGCGCGGGTCGCGTTGGTGTAGCCGAGGCTGCGGATGCGGTCGGCCAGGAGCACCGTCTCCTTCTCGCCGGTGAGGCGGTAGCAGAGGTCGATGAGCGAGCCGAGCGACTTCTTGTCGAGCACCTTGTTGATGGCGTCGAAGCCAACCTTGCGCGGGACGATGTCCCACAGCAGGACGCGGCCCACCGTGGTCTCCTTGCGCTTGCCGTAGATGCGGCAGACGACCTTGGCCTGGAGGTGCACCTCGCCGTGATCGTACGCGGCGCGCACTTCCTCGGGCGAGGCGAACACGCGGCCCTCGCCGTGGGCGAACTCACGGGCGCGCGTCATGTAGTAGATGCCGAGCACCATGTCCTGCGTGGGGACGATGATGGGCTTGCCGTGCGCGGGGCTGAGGATGTTGTTGGTGGACATCATCAGCACGCGCGCCTCCATCTGAGCCTCGATGGACAGCGGCACGTGCACGGCCATCTGGTCGCCGTCGAAGTCCGCGTTGAAAGCGGCGCACACCAGCGGGTGCAGCTGGATGGCCTTGCCCTCGATGAGGACGGGCTCGAAGGCCTGCATGCCCAGGCGGTGCAGCGTGGGGGCGCGGTTGAGGAGCACCGGGTGCTCGCGGATCACGTCCTCGAGGATGTCCCACACCTCGGGACGCTCCTTCTCCACCATCTTCTTGGCGCTCTTGATGGTGGTGACGTAGCCCTTCTCTTCGAGCTTGTTGTAGATGAACGGCTTGAAGAGCTCGAGCGCCATGATCTTCGGCAGGCCACACTGGTGGAGCTTGAGCTCCGGGCCCACGACGATGACGGAGCGGCCCGAGTAGTCCACGCGCTTGCCGAGCAGGTTCTGACGGAACCGGCCCTGCTTGCCCTTGAGCATGTCGGACAGCGACTTCAGCGGCCGCTTGTTCGGGCCGGTGATGGTCTTGCCGCGGCGGCCGTTGTCGAACAGCGCGTCCACCGCCTCCTGCAGCATCCGCTTCTCGTTGCGGATGATGATGTCCGGGGCGTTGAGCTCCTGGAGCCGCTTGAGGCGGTTGTTGCGGTTGATGACGCGGCGGTACAGATCGTTCAGGTCGGACGTCGCGAAGCGGCCACCGTCCAGGGGGACGAGCGGACGCAGGTCGGGCGGGATGACGGGGATGACGTCCAGCATCATCCACTCGGGACGGTTGCCCGAGACGCGGAACGCCTCGGCCACCTTCAGGCGCTTGGCGTACTTCTTCCGCTTGGCCTCGCTGTTGGTCTCCCGCATGTCGCGGCGGAGGTCCTCCGACAGCTTCTCGATGTCGATGGACTTCATCATCTCGCGGACGGCCTCGCCGCCCATGCCCGCGGTGAAGGAGTCCTCACCGTGCTCCTGGAAGAGCCGGTGCATCTTCTCCTCGGAGAGCAGCTCGCCCTTGAGCAGCGGCGTCGCCTTCGGGTCCAGGACGATGTAGCTCTCGCAGTAGAGCACCTTCTCCAGGTCCTTCAGGGTGATGTCGAGCAGGTTACCGATGCGGCTCGGCAGCGACTTGAGGAACCAGATGTGGGCCACGGGCGTGGCCAGGGTGATGTGGCCCAGGCGCTCACGGCGCACCTTGGACTGGATCACCTCCACGCCGCACTTCTCGCACACCACGCCGCGGTGCTTCATGCGCTTGTACTTGCCGCAGTTGCACTCGTAGTCCTTCACCGGCCCGAAGATCCGGGCGCAGAAGAGACCGTCCCGCTCCGGCTTGAAGGTGCGGTAGTTGATGGTCTCGGGCTTCTTCACCTCACCGTGAGACCACTGCCGGATCTTGTCCGGCGACGCCAGCGCGATGCGGATGGCGTTGAACGACAGCGGGTCCTTGGGCTTCTCGAAGAAGTTGAAAATGTCCTTCACGTTGCCTCCGAAATCTTATGAAGCGCCGAAGCGCCCTTGCGTTGCGGGACTGCGCCGCCGCTGAAGCCGGATGCCCGCCCTCCTTGGGAGCGGGCATCCGCTGCGCGGCACCTGCGTGAGTCAGCCCTTCGGGCTACGCATCCGTCCCCGTCTTGCGGTCGTCGCTGTCGCCACCACCGCCGAAATCGCCACCGAACGAGCGCTGGCGCTCGGGCGGCGCGCTCTCCAGCAGCTCCACGTCGAGGGCGAGCGACTGGAGCTCCTTGAGGAGCACGTTGAAGGACTCGGGCAGGCCCGACTCCAGCACGTTGTCGCCCTTGACGATGGCCTCGTACATGCGCGTGCGGCCCACCACGTCGTCCGACTTGACGGTGAGGAACTCCTGCAGCGTGTACGCGGCGCCGTAGGCCTCCATGGCCCACACTTCCATCTCTCCCAGACGCTGGCCGCCGAACTGGGCCTTGCCGCCCAGGGGCTGCTGCGTGACGAGGGAGTAAGGCCCGATGGAGCGCGCGTGGATCTTCTCGTCCACCAGGTGGTGCAGCTTCAGCATGTACATGACGCCCACGGTGACGTTCTGGTCGAACGGCTCACCGGTACGGCCGTCGAAGAGCACCATCTGGCCCGAGCGGGGCAGCCGCGCCTCGTCGAAGAGCGAGTGGATCTCCGGCTCGCGCGCGCCGTCGAACACCGGCGTGGCGACGTGGATGCCCTTCTTGAGCCGCTGGCAGAGGATCTTCACCTCGTCGTCGGGCAGCGTGTCCACGAAGTCGCCGAAGGCCTTGTCGTCATAGACGGTCTTCAGCTGCTTCTTGAGCTGCTCGCCGGAGTAGTTCAGCTCGATGTAGCGCTGGAGCTGCTCGCCCACGCCCTTGGCCGCCCAGCCCAGGTGCGTCTCGAGGATCTGCCCGATGTTCATGCGGCTGGGCACGCCCAGCGGGTTGAGGACGATGTCCACCGGACGGCCGTCGTCCAGGTACGGCATGTCCTCTTCCGGGTGGATGCGGGACACGACGCCCTTGTTGCCGTGACGGCCGGCCATCTTGTCGCCCACGGCCAGCTTGCGCTTGATGGCGACGTACACCTTCACCATCTTGATGACGCCGGGAGGCAGCTCGTCGCCCTTCTTGATACGGGCGATCTTCTCCCCGAACGCCAGCTTCACCGCCTCCTTGGTGTCCTCCAGGTTCTTGAGGATGTCGCGGATGCGGCCGTCGAGCGGATCGCCGACGGAGACCTCCGCCCAGTACTTGTACGGGACGGTGGCGAGCAGCTCGTCGTTGAGGATGTCCCCCTTCTTCAGGAGGATCTTGCCCTTGTCATCCACGAGCTTGCCCTGGGCCTCCTTGCCGCGCAGCAGGCCGCGCAGACGGCTGAAGGCGCTGTCCTGGAGGACCTTGATCTCGTCGTTCTGGTCCTTGAGGAGCTTGGCCTCCTCGGCCGACTCGATCTGCTTGGCGCGCTCGTCCTTCTCCACGCCCTTGCGGCTGAAGACCTTGGCGTTGATGACGGTGCCCTGAACGCCCGGGGGCACGCGCAGGGAGCTGTCCCGCACATCGCCGGCCTTCTCGCCGAAGATGGCGCGCAAGAGCTTCTCTTCAGGGGAGAGCTGAGTCTCGCCCTTCGGGGTGATCTTGCCCACCAGCACGTCGCCGGGCTTCACCTCGGCGCCGATGCGGATGATGCCGCTCTCGTCCAGGTCCTTGAGGGCCTCCTCACCCACGTTCGGGATATCGCGGGTGATCTCCTCCTTGCCCAGCTTGGTGTCACGCGCGATGCACTCGAACTCCTCGATGTGGATCGACGTGAAGACGTCATCCCGGAGGATGCGCTCGCTGATGAGGATGGAGTCCTCGAAGTTGTAGCCCTGCCATGGCATGAACGCGACCACCACGTTCTGGCCGAGCGCCAGCTCACCGGTCTCCGTCGCCGGACCGTCGGCGATGACGTCACCCTTCCGCACCCGGTCGCCCTTGCGGACGATGGGCTTCTGGTTGAGGCACGTGTTCTGGTTGGAGCGCTGGTACTTGAGCAGGTTGTAGATGTCCACCTCGGAGGACACGTCGCTCAGGGCGCCCTGCGAGTCCGACTTGACCACGATGCGGCTGGCGTCCACGGACTCCACCACACCGTCGCGGCGGGCCACGCACGTCACGCCGGAGTCGCGGGCCACGATGGCCTCGATGCCGGTGCCCACGAGCGGGGCCGCGGTGCGCAGCAGCGGCACTGCCTGGCGCTGCATGTTCGAGCCCATGAGCGCGCGGTTCGCGTCGTCGTTCTCGAGGAACGGGATGAGCGAGGCGGCCACCGACACGAGCTGGTTCGGGGACACGTCCATCAGGTCCACGTCCTCGGCCTTGGCCTGGACGAACTCGCCGCCCCGGCGGGAGGACACGAGCGCGTTGACGAACTTGCCCTTCTTGTCCGTCTCGGCGTTGGCCTGGCCGATGGTGTGCTTCTCCTCCTCAAGCGCCGAGTAGAAGGCCACGTCGGTGGTCACCGAGCCGGCCTCCACCTTGCGGTACGGCGTCTCCACGAAGCCGAACTCATTCACGCGGGCGTAGGTGGACAGCGACGCGATGAGGCCGATGTTCGGGCCTTCCGGCGTCTCGATGGGGCAGATGCGGCCGTAGTGCGTCGGGTGCACGTCGCGCACCTCGAAGCCCGCGCGCTCGCGGGTGAGGCCTCCGGGCCCCAGGGCGGACAGGCGGCGCTTGTGCGTCACCTCGGAGAGCGGGTTCGTCTGGTCCATGAACTGCGACAGCTGGCTGGACCCGAAGAACTCCTTGATCACCGCCGTCACCGGCTTGGCGTTGATCAGGTCGTGCGGCATGAGCGTTTCGATCTCCTG of the Stigmatella erecta genome contains:
- a CDS encoding lytic transglycosylase domain-containing protein; this translates as MSASPPRTAGARWLAWLHASSAGCAKLPLIAGMALVVSARVIPVLSQPSAAPGVPAVVLAEPASHDALLIDAVLAKRAPELGLTLRRQLGRAIAEEAQRSGYDPLLILAVIDVESDFAEEAVSDKGARGLMQIKPSTLHFLAEKEGLRLTREEVAADPALCVRLGIRYLRTLQERFAGDLELALMAYNAGPTRIRKAIKDKELDAFRRYPRLVKRDFRRFREGEGLGGDWALAQREGSTGPAAP
- a CDS encoding phasin family protein, encoding MDKPEAPREKHPVAEAFERIWSQALLAVSTAEEEMNRTFQRVATTAGWGPEEVKRQARDFTERVQGHRRELERNVEEAVRGTLTRLKVPRREELQDFEARLTRLAERIEVLGQKK
- the rpoC gene encoding DNA-directed RNA polymerase subunit beta' — protein: MKDIFNFFEKPKDPLSFNAIRIALASPDKIRQWSHGEVKKPETINYRTFKPERDGLFCARIFGPVKDYECNCGKYKRMKHRGVVCEKCGVEVIQSKVRRERLGHITLATPVAHIWFLKSLPSRIGNLLDITLKDLEKVLYCESYIVLDPKATPLLKGELLSEEKMHRLFQEHGEDSFTAGMGGEAVREMMKSIDIEKLSEDLRRDMRETNSEAKRKKYAKRLKVAEAFRVSGNRPEWMMLDVIPVIPPDLRPLVPLDGGRFATSDLNDLYRRVINRNNRLKRLQELNAPDIIIRNEKRMLQEAVDALFDNGRRGKTITGPNKRPLKSLSDMLKGKQGRFRQNLLGKRVDYSGRSVIVVGPELKLHQCGLPKIMALELFKPFIYNKLEEKGYVTTIKSAKKMVEKERPEVWDILEDVIREHPVLLNRAPTLHRLGMQAFEPVLIEGKAIQLHPLVCAAFNADFDGDQMAVHVPLSIEAQMEARVLMMSTNNILSPAHGKPIIVPTQDMVLGIYYMTRAREFAHGEGRVFASPEEVRAAYDHGEVHLQAKVVCRIYGKRKETTVGRVLLWDIVPRKVGFDAINKVLDKKSLGSLIDLCYRLTGEKETVLLADRIRSLGYTNATRAGISIALKDMVIPAKKQEFLDYANKEVAEIENQYLEGLITDGERYNKVIDIWAEITEKVASEMMQQISQEEASGEGKEGKRETRKQPSFNPIYIMADSGARGSAQQIRQLAGMRGLMAKPSGEIIETPITANFREGLSVLQYFISTHGARKGLADTALKTANSGYLTRRLVDVAQDAIINEYDCGTMDGLFIGSLVEGGEIIEPLGERILGRVALDDILDPVTGEVLVRANEEIDEDRVRRIENSGLDKVKIRSVLTCQAKRGICVECYGRDLARGRKVSIGEAVGVIAAQSIGEPGTQLTMRTFHIGGTATRRAEQSSLENRYNGTVKFAGLITVQKTDGTLVAMNRNGELVVVDDSGRERERYQVIYGARILVKEGQRLEAGTLLAEWDPFAIPLLTEVGGVVRYEDIIEGVTMSEALDEVTGLSRKTVIESKDPEARPRITIRDVNGNVKELPSSRNPASYFLPQGSIITVNDGDEIHPGEVIAKVPRETTKTKDITGGLPRVAELFEARKPKDAAAIAEIDGVVSFGKDTKGKRKLIITPEVNNEARTDLAKEYLISKGKNISVHSGDRVKAGEALMDGSANPHDILKVLGEKELARYLVDEVQEVYRLQGVKINDKHIETIVRQMLRRVRVTEVGDTNFLVDEQVEKWVFEEENEKVMSEGKRPAVGEPLLLGITKASLSTESFISASSFQETTKVLTEAAINGKVDYLRGLKENVIMGRLIPAGTGLPNYRHLDIEVESPTDEVNEMEAALAATHDSTPMQSLSSRPEGTQTTGAA
- the rpoB gene encoding DNA-directed RNA polymerase subunit beta produces the protein MPTQIQNNFRVRKTFAKIAKIIDIPNLINIQKQSYEKFLQADIAPEKREDLGLQGVFKSVFPIRDFNETSSLEFVSYHLEKPKYDVDECHQRGMTYSAPIKVVVRLVVWDKDEETGAQSIRDVKEQEVYFGEIPLMTQNGTFIINGTERVVVSQLHRSPGAFFDHDKGKSHSSGKLLYNARIIPYRGSWIDFEFDHKDLLYVRIDRRRKLPATVLIRALGAVQDTAKKNPLTFSGSTEEILNYYYATETIYLTSNADFEKSVELELLPGQRATRDIKTKTGDLIVKKNRKFTRAAIKKLEAAKMKTLPIDADELFTKVSAYDVVDENTGEVILECNEEVSQEKVDELLKRDIKEFKVLFIDNLNVGPYLRETLMMDKIETSEQAIMEIYRRLRPGDPPTPETATNLFSNLFFNPERYDLSKVGRLKLNFKFSLEEPLDGQILTKRDILEVIRYLVDLKNGKGTIDDIDHLGNRRVRAVGELLENQYRIGLVRMERAIKERMSLQEIETLMPHDLINAKPVTAVIKEFFGSSQLSQFMDQTNPLSEVTHKRRLSALGPGGLTRERAGFEVRDVHPTHYGRICPIETPEGPNIGLIASLSTYARVNEFGFVETPYRKVEAGSVTTDVAFYSALEEEKHTIGQANAETDKKGKFVNALVSSRRGGEFVQAKAEDVDLMDVSPNQLVSVAASLIPFLENDDANRALMGSNMQRQAVPLLRTAAPLVGTGIEAIVARDSGVTCVARRDGVVESVDASRIVVKSDSQGALSDVSSEVDIYNLLKYQRSNQNTCLNQKPIVRKGDRVRKGDVIADGPATETGELALGQNVVVAFMPWQGYNFEDSILISERILRDDVFTSIHIEEFECIARDTKLGKEEITRDIPNVGEEALKDLDESGIIRIGAEVKPGDVLVGKITPKGETQLSPEEKLLRAIFGEKAGDVRDSSLRVPPGVQGTVINAKVFSRKGVEKDERAKQIESAEEAKLLKDQNDEIKVLQDSAFSRLRGLLRGKEAQGKLVDDKGKILLKKGDILNDELLATVPYKYWAEVSVGDPLDGRIRDILKNLEDTKEAVKLAFGEKIARIKKGDELPPGVIKMVKVYVAIKRKLAVGDKMAGRHGNKGVVSRIHPEEDMPYLDDGRPVDIVLNPLGVPSRMNIGQILETHLGWAAKGVGEQLQRYIELNYSGEQLKKQLKTVYDDKAFGDFVDTLPDDEVKILCQRLKKGIHVATPVFDGAREPEIHSLFDEARLPRSGQMVLFDGRTGEPFDQNVTVGVMYMLKLHHLVDEKIHARSIGPYSLVTQQPLGGKAQFGGQRLGEMEVWAMEAYGAAYTLQEFLTVKSDDVVGRTRMYEAIVKGDNVLESGLPESFNVLLKELQSLALDVELLESAPPERQRSFGGDFGGGGDSDDRKTGTDA